From Maridesulfovibrio ferrireducens, a single genomic window includes:
- a CDS encoding phage regulatory CII family protein translates to MGNNELTKLLQDVVLKNEKPARDVATEISKPYPTLLREINPEDKGAKVGIEELVPLMRSTGSIRPLTRLANIMGYVLVPMDINPGDPDEANYMALDLMDGFGRYSKALKSALQADPKEDLVNIVEQEGFEAITAILTMVHYLRKRAEEEKTKNAPRLAQVS, encoded by the coding sequence ATGGGAAATAACGAACTTACTAAGCTTTTGCAGGACGTTGTACTTAAAAACGAAAAGCCTGCTCGTGATGTTGCTACTGAAATAAGCAAACCTTACCCAACACTTCTTCGTGAGATTAATCCTGAAGATAAGGGTGCGAAAGTCGGTATTGAGGAGCTTGTTCCTCTCATGAGATCTACAGGAAGTATTCGTCCTCTCACCAGACTTGCTAATATTATGGGTTACGTACTCGTTCCTATGGATATCAATCCTGGTGATCCTGATGAAGCAAACTACATGGCACTTGATCTGATGGACGGGTTCGGAAGATACTCCAAGGCTCTCAAGAGTGCTTTGCAGGCTGACCCTAAAGAAGACTTGGTTAATATTGTTGAGCAGGAAGGCTTTGAAGCAATTACAGCAATTCTCACAATGGTTCATTACCTGCGTAAGAGAGCTGAAGAAGAAAAGACTAAAAACGCTCCTCGTCTTGCACAGGTAAGCTAG